In Microcaecilia unicolor chromosome 1, aMicUni1.1, whole genome shotgun sequence, the following are encoded in one genomic region:
- the LOC115481700 gene encoding vacuolar protein sorting-associated protein 28 homolog has product MERIKEDRPITIKDDKGNLNRCIADIVSLFITVMDKLRLEIRAMDEIQPDLRELMETMNRMSHLPPDFEGREKVNLWLQKLSNMSASDELDDSQVRQMLFDLESAYNAFNRFLHS; this is encoded by the exons ATGGAGAGGATTAAGGAGGATCGGCCCATCACCATCAAGGACGACAAGGGGAACCTCAACCGCTGCATCGCAGACATTGTCTCT CTCTTTATCACAGTGATGGACAAGCTACGTCTGGAGATTCGTGCCATGGATGAG ATCCAACCAGATCTGCGAGAGCTGATGGAGACCATGAACCGGATGAGCCATCTGCCTCCAGACTTTGAGGGTAGAGAGAAGGTCAACTTGTG GTTACAGAAGCTCAGCAACATGTCTGCCTCAGATGAGCTGGATGATTCACAGGTCCGACAGATGCTTTTTGATCTGGAGTCTGCATACAATGCCTTCAACCGTTTTCTTCACTCCTGA